GGCGTGCGGAGCGTCACCGGGCAGGTGGCTTTCCCGGTGGGGAGCGGAGGTTCCCTCCACCATGACTGCAACGCCATCCCAATCCGGAAGCCCTGCCTCCTTCACCAATCCGTGGGCGACGTCCACCCGGAAGCCGTCGGCGCCGCGGTCCAGCCAGAAGCGCAGCACTGAACGCATCTCCTCCTGGACTTCCGGGTTGTCCCAGTTCAGGTCCGGTTGCCGGGTGTCAAAGAGGTGGAGGTACCACTGGCCCGGTGTCCCGTCGGCTTCATTCACGCGGCTCCAGGCCGGCCCGCCAAAGATGGATTTCCAGTTGTTGGGAGCCCGGTTGCCGTCGCCGGATCCTGGCACGTCGTCCTTGCCGTCCCTGAAGATATACCGGTCCCGTGCAGGAGTTCCCGGGGCGGACGCCAGCGCCTCCTGGAACCATGCATGTTCATCCGAGGTGTGGTTGGGAACCAGGTCCACGATGACCTTCAGGCCGAGGCGGTGGGCTTCCTGCAACATGGCGTCAAAGTCAGCCAGCGAGCCGAAGAGGGGGTCCACCTGGCGGTAGTCCGCCACGTCGTAACCGCCGTCTGCCTGGGGCGACTTGTAGAAGGGTGACAGCCAGATTGCGTCCACCCCGAGGGCCTGAAGGTAGGGAAGCCTTCCCGTGACGCCGCCCAGGTCGCCCATCCCGTCGCCGTTGCCATCGGCGAACGAACGGGGGTAGATCTGGTAGACCACGGCGTCGGCCCACCACGCGTGGGAGGCTGGACGCGGCGCGGGAACGGACGGATCTGTCATTTGGTTCCCCTCTGATAACTTTTTGATGTAAACGCTTGCATTGCAGACAGCAACCTTACTAGTGTGATGGTCACCACATCAACCTCACCTAGCAAGCGCACTGTCGACTTACTTGTCACTCAGCGAGGAGCTTCAAGCTAATGAAAACCCCGAGATTCCTGCTTCCGGCTGCCACTGCCGGCATTCTGGCCCTTACGTTGTCCGCCTGCGGCGGCGGAGGTGGAGGGGGCACCACGGGCGGTGGGGGCAGCGACGCTGACGCCAACCTCGACGGCCGCGGCCCCATCACGTATGTACAGGGCAAGGACAACAGCAACGTTGTCCGCCCCCTGGTCGATAAGTGGAATGCGGCCCACCCGAACGAAAAGGTCACCTTCAAGGAACAGACCGACCAGGCCGACCAGCAGCACGATGACATCGTCCAGCACTTCCAGGCCAAGCAGTCCGATTACGACGTTGTGGATGTGGACGTTGTCTGGACCGCGGAATTCGCAGCCAAGGGCTGGCTGCAGCCGCTGAAGGACAAGATGGCGATCGACACCAGCGCCATGCTCAAGCCCACCGTGGACAGCGCAACGTACAAGGGCACCCTGTACGCGGCTCCGCAGACCTCTGACGGTGGCATCCTGTACTACCGCAAGGACCTGGTTCCCACCCCGCCCAAGACCTGGGACGAGATGATGAGCATGTGCTCCATCGCCAAGCAGAACAACATCGGCTGCTACGCAGGCCAGTTCAGCAAGTACGAGGGCCTCACGGTGAATGCTTCCGAGGCCATCAACTCGGCCGGCGGCTCGGTCCTCAACAAGGAAGGCAAGCCCGACCTGAACACCTCCGAGGCCAAGGCCGGCCTGGGGAACCTGGCGAAGGCCTACGCTGACGGCAACATTCCCAAGGAAGCCATCACCTACAAGGAAGAGGACAGCCGCCAGGCGTTCCAGAGCGGCAAGCTCATGTTCCTGCGCAACTGGCCCTACGCATTCAACCTGATCACCACTGAAGGCTCGTCGGCTGTGAAGGACAAGACCGGCCTGGCTGCCCTGCCGGGCAAGGACGGCCCCGGTGCCTCCTCCCTTGGCGGCCACAACCTCGCCGTCAGTGTCTACTCCAAGAACAAGGCCACCGCGCTGGACTTCCTGAAGTTCATGACTTCGGCCGAAACCGAGAAGTTCTACGCTACGCAGGGCTCCCTGGCCCCGGTGCTTGGTTCGCTGTATGAGGACCAGGAACTGGTTGCCAAGCTGCCCTACCTGCCGGTCCTGAAGACGTCCATCGAAAACGCTGTGCCGCGTCCGGTGACGCCTTTCTACCCGGCTGTCACCAAGGCAATCCAAGAGAACGCCTACTCCGCAATCAAGGGAGAAAAGTCCGTGGAAACCGCACTCTCTGACATGCAGAAGTCCATCGAATCCGCCGGTGCGGGATCGTAGTTCTGCCATGGCAACCGAACTAGGCCCGACGCCGGTCAAGTCACCGGCGTCGGGCGGTACCCCCGTCCATCACGCGCCCAAGGGCGTGGGGGAGGACAACAGGATTGCAAGCCAGGGGCGCTGGGCCTCCTGGCTCCTCGCCCCCACCATCATCGCCCTCGCCGTGGTGATCGTTTACCCGATCATCAGCGCCATTGTTATGTCCTTCCAAAAGGATGCCGGCCTGGATCCGGCCACGGGCCTCTTCACCGCAGGCGGCCCGGCGGGTATTCAGAACTACGTCAACTGGCTGGCGCAGCAGTGTTCGGCACCGGACGGCGGAACCGTAGCCTGCCCGCCGGGCACCCTGGGTGGGCAGTTCTGGTCCGCTACAGCCACCACGTTCTTCTTCACGGTAGTGACTGTGGCGTTCGAAACTGTCCTGGGTTTCTGGATGGCCATGATCATGGCGCGTACGTTCCGCGGACGCAGCCTGGTCCGCGCCGCCGTGCTGGTGCCCTGGGCCATCCCTACTGCTGTGACGGCCAAGCTCTGGTTCTTCATTTTCGCTTTCGAGGGCATCGCCAACAAGCTGTTCAATACCACCATCCTGTGGACAGGCAGCGAGTGGCCGGTCAAGTGGGCCGTGATCATTGCCGACGTCTGGAAGACCACGCCGTTCATGGCGCTGCTGATCCTTGCCGGCCTGCAGATGATTCCGGCGGAAGTTTATGAGGCAGCCAAGGTGGACGGCGCCACTGCCTGGCAGCGGTTCCGCCTGATCACCCTTCCGCTGGTCAAGCCGGCGCTGATGGTGGCAGTCCTGTTCCGTACGCTGGACGCGCTGCGCATGTTCGACCTGCCGTACATCCTCACCGGCGGTGCGAACAACACCACCACTTTGTCCATCCTGGTGATCAACCAGATCAGGCAAGGCTTCAACTCGGCGGCCGCACTGTCCACCATCACGTTCATCATCATCTTCCTCGTCGCCTTCATCTTTGTCCGCTTCCTCGGGGCAAACGTGGTTGAGCAGAGCGGTGCCACAGGAAAGGGGAAGAAATGACCACGGCAACAGCAGACGCCACCGCCCTGCGGGCACGCCAGGACAAAGGCCGTAAGGCTGCCCAGAACCGGGAAAAGTGGGCCCAGGGCAGGACCTATGTCAGTGCCATCGTCATTTTGATCTGGTGCCTGGCGCCGGCGTACTGGATGGTGGTGACCGCTTTCCGTGAGGTGGGGTTCACCTACGACACGTCCATCCTGCCCACCCACGTCACCTTGGACAACTTCAAGACCGCCTTCGATACGTCCTTTGGCAACAGGTTCGGCCAGGCACTGTTGAACAGTGTGTTCATCGGCGGCGTGGTGACGATCGTTTCCCTGCTCATTGGTGTGTTCGCCGCCTACGCACTTGCCCGGCTGAACTTCAAGGGCAAGTTCCTGGTACTCGGCTTCATCCTGGGCGCCTCCATGTTCCCCGGCGTTGCCCTGATCACCCCGCTCTTCCAGCTGTTCACCAATATCGGCTGGATGGGTACGTACCAGGCACTGATTATCCCGAACATCTCCTTCGTGCTCCCGCTGACGGTCTACACCATGACCTCGTTCTTCCGGGAAATGCCCTGGGAGCTTGAGGAATCGGCACGCGTGGACGGCTGCACCCAGGGACAGGCTTTCCGCAAGGTCATCATGCCCCTGGCTGCACCGGCAATCTTCACCACGGCAATCCTGGCGTTCATTTCCTCGTGGAATGAGTTCCTGATTGCCAGCCAGCTGTCCAGCGACGCAACCCAGCCGGTGACGGTGGCCATCGCCAACTTCGCCGGCGCACAGCCCAACCAGATCCCGTACACGGCCATCATGGCCGCAGGCACCATTGTCACCATTCCGCTGGTGATCCTGGTGCTGGTCTTCCAGCGCAAGATTGTCGCCGGCCTCACGGCAGGTGCAGTCAA
This region of Arthrobacter sp. DNA4 genomic DNA includes:
- a CDS encoding ABC transporter substrate-binding protein: MKTPRFLLPAATAGILALTLSACGGGGGGGTTGGGGSDADANLDGRGPITYVQGKDNSNVVRPLVDKWNAAHPNEKVTFKEQTDQADQQHDDIVQHFQAKQSDYDVVDVDVVWTAEFAAKGWLQPLKDKMAIDTSAMLKPTVDSATYKGTLYAAPQTSDGGILYYRKDLVPTPPKTWDEMMSMCSIAKQNNIGCYAGQFSKYEGLTVNASEAINSAGGSVLNKEGKPDLNTSEAKAGLGNLAKAYADGNIPKEAITYKEEDSRQAFQSGKLMFLRNWPYAFNLITTEGSSAVKDKTGLAALPGKDGPGASSLGGHNLAVSVYSKNKATALDFLKFMTSAETEKFYATQGSLAPVLGSLYEDQELVAKLPYLPVLKTSIENAVPRPVTPFYPAVTKAIQENAYSAIKGEKSVETALSDMQKSIESAGAGS
- a CDS encoding carbohydrate ABC transporter permease; its protein translation is MATELGPTPVKSPASGGTPVHHAPKGVGEDNRIASQGRWASWLLAPTIIALAVVIVYPIISAIVMSFQKDAGLDPATGLFTAGGPAGIQNYVNWLAQQCSAPDGGTVACPPGTLGGQFWSATATTFFFTVVTVAFETVLGFWMAMIMARTFRGRSLVRAAVLVPWAIPTAVTAKLWFFIFAFEGIANKLFNTTILWTGSEWPVKWAVIIADVWKTTPFMALLILAGLQMIPAEVYEAAKVDGATAWQRFRLITLPLVKPALMVAVLFRTLDALRMFDLPYILTGGANNTTTLSILVINQIRQGFNSAAALSTITFIIIFLVAFIFVRFLGANVVEQSGATGKGKK
- a CDS encoding carbohydrate ABC transporter permease, coding for MTTATADATALRARQDKGRKAAQNREKWAQGRTYVSAIVILIWCLAPAYWMVVTAFREVGFTYDTSILPTHVTLDNFKTAFDTSFGNRFGQALLNSVFIGGVVTIVSLLIGVFAAYALARLNFKGKFLVLGFILGASMFPGVALITPLFQLFTNIGWMGTYQALIIPNISFVLPLTVYTMTSFFREMPWELEESARVDGCTQGQAFRKVIMPLAAPAIFTTAILAFISSWNEFLIASQLSSDATQPVTVAIANFAGAQPNQIPYTAIMAAGTIVTIPLVILVLVFQRKIVAGLTAGAVK